Below is a window of Trichosurus vulpecula isolate mTriVul1 chromosome 4, mTriVul1.pri, whole genome shotgun sequence DNA.
AAAAAGAAAGATTGTGGAGAATGGGTAATTCCAGAAATGATTCGTGTATCCAGGAGAGTTATTCAATGTCATAACTGTCACAGTCAGCAAATATTTGCTTTCCTTGCCAAGGAGAAAGGCAATAGCGGCAAATCACTACGGACAAGGCTGAAAATATCATGAGTATTACACCTCACAAAATGATGAAAAGCAGTGAAGAGAAAATGAGCCTGTAGTATGGCGTGAGATTCATAAGGTTCTTCAGTGAAATCCAGAGTAAAAGCCACCAAAAGACATTATTCTTCCACTGTGGATGGTTAAATCAAAGTGAATGAAAATAGTATATGTATTACCCAGACTAGAGAGTGGGGATTCGTTGAGTTAGTTCATCAATGTATTCATCTTGGACAGACACTCTAGATGTATAATGTGTTCAGTTATTATATAGCAATGTTCTATACAATGCAAGTATAGAGGTCTCCTATCTCCAGAACATGGTAGGAGGGCACAGGGCTGGATAACAAATGGGAAACTGCAAAATGTTTTCAAAGATCTTGAACTCTCTGTTGCTATAAAAGCCCATCTCTTCAATGCCAAAATTCCCCCGGTGACACTGTGTTGCAGAGGAAAGAGAACtcgatttggagtcaaaggactcagttcaaatgccacctccaatATTTGCTAGCTTTAAACACAGGCAGGGCACTCTCTGACctaagttttattcatctgtaagatggtaTAGTAATATCTGTATAGTCTATCTGATAGGGTTACTGTGATTATAAACTCTGTAAACTTTTAAGCACTATGTAAGGTACTATTACTAATACCTGGTTGTGAATTATGGGATATTGTAATCTCAAAAACATCCAACTTAAAAATAACACAGAGTAATGCAAAGACGCAAACAGGTATAAATGGAATTTGAGCACACTGCCAAAGAACAACAAGAAGCAGCAAAACgaacattaaaaaaagagtacGTACGTCTGAGAAATAAGTGTCCAGCTTATACTGTGGTCTTACGGCAAGAACAACAATCAACAGATGGAGGGAAAGCCCGAGTGATGTAACCGGAACCCCAAGGATATTAAGAGAATCAGAAGGGACTACCTAGGACGCTGGATGGCATTCCtcaggaggattttttttaaagatacgaGCACAGAATAAGAAAGCATGGACCAAGGGGTTGTGATATGCATCTCATTATATGCCTCAGGATCATACAAATAGGGATTAGACATTGTACATGCATAGAACCAGCGTTGTTACTTGAATTAGCATCAATGATGGTAAAATGATCATGGTATAAGACCTTGTATCTATATGCCAGTCATAAAGTGATATATCTGTAAAGTTAATACATTTAGcagggaaaacaaaacacacaaatCACCTTGAtgtcttccaatttttaaaaagaaaagactttcAGTTAGTCCATCTGGTTAGAGCATAGTGCTAATGAGATAAAGTCTATACATCCGATTCCTCGAACAGTACctatagaaaaatgaaaactctgcATGTACACTGCATGCAAAGAAAGTTATCTAAAAAATCCATGCTGTTGGTCACAAGTGAGGACAGGCAGAAAGAAGTGAGTTAAACAGCTAAGCATATATTTCCAAAAAGACACAGTGTGCATCATCATTCACAAAGGATAGCACATTTAAGATTTAACTGGTTTTCAACTAAATCTAAGTTAATGCATTATACATACCTATTCTTCATTAGACGAACTTCTCTCTTTCGTGCTGCCTCTTCTGCAGGTTGGGTGGGAAGTGCCGGGGATGATGCCATCACAACACCAGGTGCAATGGTACTGGTGGGTGCTGTTCGAATCTGGTACGTTTGTACATCTCCAGAGGCagctgaaaagaaataaaaaaattgggATGTAAGGCATGAGACTTTAAGGCACTGCAATATTCAACTGTTAAACTAGCATCACTATAAACATGACAAAGGACAAAAATGGGATCAGAGGATTAGAGGACTCTGGCATTGTTTGGGTCATCAATGGAAACTAATTCCTAATTTAATGTATCAATGAGTAAAGCCACTTGAATGGAAAAGGAGCTGACCTGTACTGCTAtgtattatcatttttctttcactGAAGGACAGTTCTATTGAGTTAACAGGTTTACCAACTTTAGATCTAAAAGGTAAGTAGGAAATAGCTTGGATGATCTTCTGAGACAGTGAGTATTGTCCTCAATGCCTTCTTTTGATATAGGtaaattcatattttaatatttcaagcAGAATCTCTTGACAGGATATAAAAACAACCAAGACTTTTCAAACGTAGCAAACTAAAGCATTATGGTCAActgttacaatttttaaaatgaaacaaaacttacACTACCAAAAAGTATCGTTGTTTTGAGACAACTAAATTATTCACGCAGACACTGTTTTAATTGGTAAATAAATTCAAGTTGGGTTTTACTAACCAAAATATCCAGTGACTATGGAAAGAAACACAACCAATATTCTTTCCAACTAGGCTCAGTATCTATActcccaaagaaaagaaatttaaagaaatttcaAAGAATTCCGAAGTTTTCATAAATTATTCATATTTGCTCCCAGACCTACCACCACCTTATCAGTACCAATTAAAATGTGTAGTTTGGGGGAGAAAAGTTAAGATTTATATACTAAGACATGTTACCATCTTCAAACTGACGTTCAGAATTCAAATTCACTGACATCCTGCTTTACATTTTTTGAGTACCTGCATGTAAAGTGAAAAGGTGTTTTATTCCCATTAATATGCAGTATATTGTTTTTCAAAACGTTATTCTTTTTAGTAACAGGATATGTTCTGTAAACCTCCTAGGCTCtttaagtaaattaaaaaaatatgtatgtgaTTTTTGAGGAttattcaaaaggaaaatatcCAAGTTGAAAAGGTAAAATAGTTACTGCCTGACATGAGGATTAAAGGATTATATCTGCAATGGaacatttttaaggaaataaGTGATAGATCTAGTATCTATTATTCTAACTTATAAACTCtacttttaaaatgacaaattaaaTCTAAAATCTATTGtccattatttatattttcagtgtGGCATGAATTAGTATTCTTGAAAGACCCATatggctaaaaaacaaaaacaaaacaaccaattTTTCTTTATAAGAATTCTAGAACCAAAATAGAGAGAAACAGGCTTTTTTCAAACCTGAAGTTCATAGAATGCAATTTCCTCGTGATGAAACTACATTCGTCCTCAAAATGAACAAAGTTAAATATTACCATTAGAGAATCATGGAAACGAAACTCATACTTTTACCATAATCTTGGCACAAATGTATAAGatttttcagtttaaaaaagtattttttaggAAGCAATTCCTGAACATTAATTAAACAGAAGAGGTGGTAAAATCCTTtcagggaaaaataagaaaattttaaggcagaaagaaaccttaaaaatcatctagttcaacttcctcattttacaatggaaggTGATACACAGAATAGAAGGACAACTTGCCTAAGTCACACAGCAAATCAAGGGGAAGGTAATTTCATTCAGTGAACATTTCATGACATGATATAACATGACATCTCATCCCTGAATATGCTCAAACAGTAAGAAAGCAAGACCACATTTTAAAGCctggaaatatttgttttctgtGCCATGATATCCTGGTCCAATAGAAATGTtgaaacattttagaaagaatattatagtctctataatgaataaaaataaatgtttaaactTGGAGCATTCTTTCCAACAGTGATTTACACTGTACTTACTTTTGCTGCTATAGTTTGTCAAGTTACAATCTTCTGGAATAATCCCAACACATTGAAAAATTCTCTTACCTTGAACAACAACTTGGTTGCTAGGTACGAGGATCTGTTGCCCATCAGTGGTCTGAGCATACTGCAGGATGGTAGTGCTGGCCTGAGTGGCAGCTGCATTTGTCATAGTTAATGTCTGCAGGCCCTGTACCCCGTCTGTGCCATTGTTAGCCAACTGTATTGCTCCTCCCTGGGTAATGGCAACTAAAACCCAAAGAATTTTActgttacaaataaaaataagagccataaAAGACTacaatatacatgtatttacaaacaaagcaaaaaccaaaaaacaccaaatatttattgtaaCTAAAACCTTATCCCAGCAAATGAGATGTCAAAAGAAACATTCTATCACTTCTGAATCACATATGGAACAGTTCTCACAAAGGTGTCAATCCATACTCATTATTTCATTGTTAATGTAATTATTAACTATCACTTATCtgatggaaaataatgtaatcacatCTATGTTAttcaaaaagaaaactaagataACTATTCATCTGTAGTAAGTATACAAGACCTTTAAAGGTATACGTAGGTGTGTCACTAtctttattgttattactataacAGAGAAAAAATACTTGTACTAGCTATCTCACTGGGCTCTTCTAaggtaaatattttataaagctgTAGTGATACTGAAAAGTGCTGCTATGGTGATTCAACTTTATAGCATTACTTCATAAAATTAAGCACTTAATCGATTCAatgaaaaaaccaaaataatttgTTACTATATGTCAAAAAATGACTAGAGTAGCAATGTAAAACAATGTTTTTTGGGAAAATTGCGAAGATATTCTTTAGAAATCAACACTGAAGACCTCGAGAGGCTAAATATTAACCaataaattaatcaacaagcatttgttaagtatctactatgtgtcagccatcaTGTTAGGCactgaaaggcaaaaacaaaaataaagtctcCTCTcattgagcttacattctattggagaagaaaacaggTGTATATaatacccacacccacacccagcataaatacaaaataagagggTTTTGGGAGGGATAAACTAAACTACTAATCTTAAATGATCCTCTGAAGTCCTTCTTCCTAAGGGACAGAAGTCACAAAACGAATATCAGACAACACCACTTTTAAGATAGGATTAAAATTTAACCAAACAGCAGAGACAATATATATAGATTACTGATATTGATTTGTTTCTTACAAGGGAAATACTTAGGACTTCTACCTAACTTCAAGCTTTAAGACAAATCTCTAAATAAGTGGTTTCCGAGTTTTTTGGTCATCTATCTCATCAGTAAAAAAATTTGAATATGCAGCACtaatatgaatatttatttatgcataaattatatacaagtattatatgtttatatttatgtatattataaaactttaaaaggagaaattttttttaaaggggggtggggtgagggggagacaGTATACAGATAGGGAATTAAGCTGCCTGGATAGTGGTTAAGTTTTAACTGCCAgtgatgggagaggagggaataaGGAAGTATTGGATGACAATGTGTAGCCATATTATGTTGGACACAAGACTGACTGGCTGTTGCAGGGTAAATAGGATATGCCCCATCTCTCACCCTACAACTGGTTGATCACAGAGGTGCTGGGGTCATAATAAGCCTTCACTTCTGTGACTACGGGCTCAAATAGACAAACATTCTTTTGCCCAGTCTCAGTGAGTAGCCCTTATGCCAGTGCCCCTGCCCCTTTCCAACTCTACATGAGAGGCAAAGTTTTAACCCTGtatcagacactttactagctgtgtgtccttaaacctctctgagtttcagtttctaaAATGAAGCGGTTAGACTGATggctctaaggtcttttctagttctaaatctactaACTTTGGAGCCAAGAGGATGtgggtacaaatcctgcctctgacacttaatacttgtataactctgagcaagtcacctaacctagtTGGGCTGAAAGAACGGGGGATGTGACAACACATTGCAAAGTATAAAGGTCTACAAAGACATAAGGTATAATAAGTTCTCTGTTATTTTTCCCTCCTTGGTCAATCAGTCTTCTAACAGTTCCCTATTCCCTTTTTGACTGGTATTTTTCccctgccttaaaaaaaaaaaaaaaaaaagaacacgaATAAACTTCCCATTATATCCCCATCCATTATTTAACAGTTCCCCCCAtaagccccccccccacctgttAATCAACTTACCTTCACTTAACTTTCTTCCAATTTAATTACCAAGGCAGTTATGACATAGATTATAATGGATGTAATCACAGTATATTATTGCTATGATTACATATTATAAAACTGTTCTGAAAAAAAGGGcagtactttatttttaaaatgtcctcttcatttcccttctccaaaattcttttccttttcgaTCTAAAATTTAGGTAATGGATAagtggaaatgtttctttttcatattaaaGATACTTTAAAACTCTGTTCCTTTTACCTTGTGAAAAATTTCAATTAGGAAAGGCGAAGTAAGTTCTTAAAGCAATAAGGCCTCAGTGTGGAAGGGGAGCACTTTGAAGATTACTCCTTTAAAGAgtggcaatttttaaaatcagagatACTAGACAACTAATAGTACCTGGGCTGAAAACATGACTTTGAGCCAGGGGAGCTGCGAACTTCTATTCATTGTTGAGACACAAAAACTGTTCCAAACAACTGAGCTACACAGAGTTTGGGACATGCataaaaatcaaatgtaaattTACTTTAGAGATTCTCgaaagcagagccaggaagcTAAATAATGGGCAGCACTGAGTTTTATATAAAAGGTACAGGAGCTGAAGGGATCTGAGTGAGagaaatggacaacagaaatATAACCACTGTGAAAGGGACTCTCTGAATTTTTTAAGAGGAATTTTATCTCTGAGAAGCAAAAAGCAGGTCCTCTCAATATTTTTTCTATGTTTGGGCCAACATAACTATATCAAACGTTACTTGACACTAGGGATAGATTTGAATATGGCAAGCCACAGCATGCAACTGTAAAAATTCTGAGATGGAGTCCTTTCCAAAACTACACTTCAGGGAAAGAATTCATTTTTAGagaggaaaggtgggaagggttGCTTTCAAGTCTTAAATGTATTCAAAATAAGTTTCCTTTATGTGAACAAATTCTTTGTACTGTAAGAGTAGAAAATAGGGGTTATTTTGTTCATCTATGAATCTTCATAACGTAGCACGTAGTAGGTGTTAatttttgttgaaatgaattactAACTACACTTAAGGAGAGgcccacctttaaaaaaaaaaagactacacgTTTTAGTTACACTATACACTTTCAGAAAACAGGTTGTTCTTGTTcggttgtgtctaactcttcataagCCCATTTGggtctttcttggcaaaaatgctgtaGTGTATttactttgctatttccttctccagttcattttacagatgaggtaactgaggcaaacagggttaagtgacttgcccagggccacacaactagtaagtatcagaggccatatctgaacttaggtcttcctgacttcaggctgtcACATAGTTGCCCCCAGAAGAGCCCTTTATACAGAAGACAATGGCAAGGGAAATGTAAACAGCTAGACTGGAAAATTAGACTGCATACATTTTATAAACTCAAGAAGAATTTAGTCATTCACTCCTCTCTTAGCTTCTCCAGATATAAAGTGTATTACTTACTGTATTGCCCACTGCTAGTCTGGTAGATTGGAGTTGGCACCGTCACAGTCGTAATGGCTGGTGCTGATGTCTCCTCTTcagatttttcttcttcaatCCTTGGCACTCCAGGTGCATCTGAGGATAAGTCATTCAAAATTTTCCTAGAAATATAGTAAGCCAAACAAATCaatataaaagtaaaacaaagtgcCCTAGATAAACACAaagtgataaaaaagaaaaaaaaagagtataacAAAAAGTTGCTAGTGGTTATGACTGATTACACATTTGGGAATCTGGAGATTTAGTAACTAAACAATACATTTTACAAAAAACTCCCAAACAAATAAGAATTGTTAAGAGTTAATACATTGGCTAAttctagatcaaagaaaaaggccTCATAGTTTGTGTCAAGAAAGTAACTATTTTGAGGAGGAGACAGCCTGATGCAGTGGAAAGTGTCCTGGCTTTGAAGTTAAAACATGTGGGTTCTAATATTGGCTCTGTCATTTAAAAAAcggaaagagaacaaaaaggccaaaaggaaacacagacaagcaggattgTTTTAAAAGTTACATGCTGAATAGTGACATAAATTTGAATAATTACTGATAGGGGAAACTAAAAGTTAGGAGTTTTCTGAGGATGAGAATACACAGAAGATGACTGACGGCATAGAAGCATAGGACAggcaggtggcacaatggatagagcactgggcctggagtcaggaagaaacatcttccagaaagtgaagaggaattaagaagccttttgatgagggtgaaagagaagagtATAAAGGCTGGCTTGAAGCTTAGTATCAAAAAAGCTAAGATCCTGGTAACTAGTCCTATGGCTCCCTggaaaacagagggagaagaaatggaagcagtgtgagcttttatattcttgggctcaaaggtcactgcagccatgaaattaaaagatgcttgttctttggaaggaaagctatggaaaatctgGAGAGCATATTGAAAAGCAGACATCACCTTGTCACCAAAGGTCCATACAGTCAGAGCTGCGGTCTTTTCAagagcaatgtatggctgtgagagtaggactataaggaaagttgaGCACTAAAGAATTGATgattttgaattgtggtgcttgagaagacttttgagagttccttggataGGAAGGATGTCAATCAGTCAACACTTATAGCAATTAATtgaggctattcactggaaggtcaaatactgaactgaagcttaaatactttggaaaaataatgagaagaccctcatgttgggaaagattgatggcaaaaggaaaaggggatagaaaaagatgaaatggatagatagtatcatggaaacaatgaacatgaacttggagagACTTCAAGAAATAGGGGAGGATAAAAGGTTCTGGCTTGGTATAGTCCATGAGGTCGCCAGAACTgagagactgaacaacaatggtgTATAAACCTTATGGAACATCCAAGCAAGAGGAATAATAaggcagggaaagagaaaaagcaacTGGAAAAGTAAGAGTAGTAGTTTAGTACAGTATCATGGAATTCAGGCAGGATGACAGAAAGGGATCTATGAAGTTACTGAAcatgtatttgttgttcagttgcttttcagttgtgtttgactctttttgaccccatttgcagttttcttggtaaagatctccagttcattttatagatgaggaaactgaagcaaagagacgtaaatgacttgcccagggtcacatagttattagttaagtgtctcaggctagatttgaactcagaaagatgaatcttcctgactccaggcctcatactctatccactgtgccacctacctgccttgaGCATATATATAACTCTGAACCTTTTTAAAGACtacgaaactgaggcccagggagtcagtataacaaaagagatgaaatttaACTCAGGCCCTtcgactccaaatctagtatttgtttttagaaaaaagTTCTAAGAAAAAATGGGTAGTTGATAGCCTGAGAGGAGAATAAAACCTCAGAAAGAGCCATTAGATTTCACAAAATGATGTGTGAAAAAGGAGCTTTGTTCAAAGTGGGAATACCAGATTTCAGGAAATTAAAGAGAGAATGGGGTGGTAAAGAATTTGTAATTTAAAGTAAGTCTTATTGctagagagaaaaaatatatgtgGCTTGCTCTTAttgcttgttttaatttgcttcatGTTAAAAAATGTAGTATAACCTGACcttatgaaacaaat
It encodes the following:
- the CREB1 gene encoding cyclic AMP-responsive element-binding protein 1 isoform X3, with the translated sequence MSVNLNSERQFEDAASGDVQTYQIRTAPTSTIAPGVVMASSPALPTQPAEEAARKREVRLMKNREAARECRRKKKEYVKCLENRVAVLENQNKTLIEELKALKDLYCHKSD